The genome window AGAGCCTATTTCCGTTTAGCTCGATAGGCAAAGATCGGATTAGAAATTGATACTAGATCAAAAAGAGAAAAATAAACAGCACCAATTTTGTCTATTAGAAAGAATCGTCTAAAAAAAATGACCAATTTTGTCTATTATACCCATAAATCGTAAAGATTTTTACTTTAATTCAAAATATGTTTAATGAAAACACTACAATAAAAATTCAATTGTACATTAAATAATTAATTGTGTGATTATTGTATAAATATAAAAGTGATTGTTATTTCAAATGAGTCATTTAATTTCCCTTAAATGATTTCCGCATAATTTTCACTTTTTCATAAGATAATTCAAGTAGAATGATGATTGATTTACTTACACTCTTAGGATTTCAATTTACTCAGCAAGATATGATATATTAAATCAATACATTATAATTCAAAATATTACGACTGGAACGTGCGCATATTAATACAATGCCAGGAATTGTAAAAGTCACTTATTTTATCGATAAAAAAGGGCCGATTATGTCAATAAAACTAACAATACTTGCATACAAGTTGTATTGGAGCAGATTAGCAATTTAGAGTTTACATTTTACTAACGCACTATTATTCATAATATTAAACGATAAAACTATTTTTTTAATATTTTTCAGTTGCACCGTGCGTTTTTATATGACGCACTATTGAATAATATCCTTTTTGAACTCAGGTTTCGAATCCGTTAAAACCAAATCTAGTCCTTTAGGGATTATATCAAATTTATTTTGGGGTCTAGTATCATTGAGCCAGTGAAATCCTTTAAGAGTAATCTCTTCATAATTTACTTTTTCTATTGGATAAAAAACTGACAATGGTTTAATTTTTAATGATATTTTTGATATCTGATTGTTTTTTAACAAAACAACTAAATCAGAACTTTCCGATTTGTTAACCGCAGCAATTGCCCCCTCATCTCTAAAAAATCGAACCGCTTCGGCATTTCCATTAACATCCAGTTTTGCAATCTTTCCATCATTGAAGTGAGCAATCATTGTTTTACCCTTAATCTGATTAAATTGTATTTTTTCTTCCTGCTGAGTAAAAAATGCTGCCCCTTCAAAATCCATTCTTTTTATTTTATTCCCAACTGTAGAAAATGCCTTGATGAAATTGGCTGTTATTTGGTTATTATCATTCCAAAGTACTGGGTCTACAAACATACTAATTGTTGAATCTTTTGTATTATAAAGAAGAGAATCACAAAGTCCTTGAATATCCTTTTTATAAAATCTCACAGCACCGAGCGCTTTGATAATTCTAAAGGTTGAATCGGGTAAAGTTGCATCTCGAAATGAGTTAATAAGAAATTTATTTGTCCTTAAGAAAAGAGTATCTCCATCCGAAATCATAAGTAATAAAGGCTTTTCGGTAACTTCTGCCTCTTTCGTCTTATCGTTGAAGAAAGCCCTATCCCCATAAACAGTTACTTTTTGGGTAGTATCAACAATTGCAACGTTTCCCACGATTTTAGAATATCCATTTTTTTTATCGTAAAAGATATCTTGACCGTATAATTTTTGTACCCCATTAATAATAAAAGCATTATTGAAAAAATTCGACTTGTCGTTTTTTCGATCATACCAACCTTTTTCGCAATAAACATAACTATCCTTATTATATATTCTTGTTGGTCCATAAAAATATGCAAGTTCATCTTGAGTGCTATACTCGAGGGAATCTGTATATAAACGACCATCCTTTCCCTCCATCTTAACATTTCCAGAAAAGTAATATTTTTTTACCTTAGAATAATAGTAACCTCTTTGGCTTACTAATTTATTTTCCTCTGTTGTTAATACTCCGAATGTATTATAGTATGCAGAATTATCCTTTGTATTAAAGTATATGATATCGGTAACAAGTTTAGCGTCTTTCTGTATAAGTTTCACCTCTTTACCAGTAATTTTACCCACTGAAGTATTACCATCGTAATATAAATAATCGCCAAATAGCTTTGCCCCCTCTTTCGTCACAATTACATCACCGTAAGCCTCGAGGTTGTTTGCTTTTCGTACGAGATAAGCACTATCACATGTCATGGTTGTTCCCTGATGCTGGATGTTGACATTACCCAAATATCGCACAACCTGTTGTTCATTACGGATAAGGTTTTTCATCGATTCAGCATTAACCTGAATAACTTTATCCTTTTGAGCAAAGGAACAGAACGACAAAAAAGATAGCAAAATAGTTGCTATAAACTCTAAATTATAGTTTTTAGTTAATTTCATTACGGAATATGCAACCAGTGTTAATGGGTTATTTTACCCATCCATCGGATTTAAATTTACAACCCTTATAGGAGGGATCTATCTTTATATATGTTGTTTTTTGTTTCTCTTTAACCCAATTCATGAATTTATCATGCTCTACGCTCTGCTTAGTCAAGCGTTGAATAACATCATAATCGTCATTAAGGTTGGCTTTATGTGATAGTATTATTTCTTTTAATTTGATAATTTTGAATATCACATTTGCGTTTTCATCACGTGATTCAAAAGGAGTACTGGTTTCACCTTTTTTTAGTTCTTTTATAACATAATAGTCCGAAGGTTGAAGCTGCTCTTTTTCAAAATACTGTGTATTAGTATTTGGGTTTACTATATAACCACCATTCAACTTTGACTTCTTATCTTCTGAGAATTTCAAACAAGCCTTCTCAAAAGTTAAGCTATCAAGTTTAATTAATTTCGCAATACTATCAAGTTTATTCTGGGCTTCAACTAACATATCTGAAGTAAACGATGGTTTTAAAAGTATATGCCTAACATTTACCTGATTATTTCGCTTTTCAATCATCTGAATTATATGAAACCCATATTCCGTCTCAACAATTTGACTAACCTGACCCTCTGCAAGATTGAATGCAACATCTGCAAAGTTTTTTACTAACTCATCACGTGAGCGGAATCCAAGTTCACCTCCTTTTTTTGCAGATGCAAGATCTTCCGAATACGCTATTGCAAGCATAGTAAATCTCTCACCCTTAAGAATTCGACTTCTTAAATCGAGTAATTTTTCCTTTACCCGAAATTTTGCTTCAGAAGAAGATGGTGGATAAAGTGATATTTCTTGCAACTTAAATTGCTCTGGGATTACAGGTAAACTATCTGTTGGTATTGTTTTAAAGAATTTTTTTATCTCGGATGGTGATACAACTACCTTTTCAACTATTTTCTGCCTCATTTGCTGGGTTAGTTGTTGTTCCCGAATAACTTCGCGCAAATCATCTTTTATTTCAAATATTGTTTTTTTAAAATAATTTTCTAATGCTTTTTCGGAGCCAATTTGATTAACAAAATATTTTAGTCTTCTATCAATCTCTCCTTCTACTGCGGCTTCATTTGGAGCAAGACTATCTATTTTGGACTGGTGTAATAAGAGTTTTTGAATTAAAAGTCCTTCAAGAATATCACACTTTGCATCGCCTTCGGGTAGGTTTCCTTCCATTTTCATGCGCATTACCTCCTGCTCAACGTCTGAACTCAAAATCATATCCCCTCCAACTACAGCAATGACCTGATCAATTACCCCTTGAGGGAAAGCGTTCCCCGCAACAGATAGAATAAACAGAGATAAAAAAACTGTCCTTTTAATTAAACTATTAATATTTTTCATCCAAACAAAATTAAATTTGATTACTAATTGGTTACGTACGTACTAATGATTCTAAAAATTTAAACGAGTTTCAACAATAAACCTCATTTCGTGAGAAAAGTAAGAAATCGTTTTATGATTAAGACTCATTCCTTGAAACTATGCTTAATGAATATTCATGTCAA of Bacteroidia bacterium contains these proteins:
- a CDS encoding peptidylprolyl isomerase produces the protein MKNINSLIKRTVFLSLFILSVAGNAFPQGVIDQVIAVVGGDMILSSDVEQEVMRMKMEGNLPEGDAKCDILEGLLIQKLLLHQSKIDSLAPNEAAVEGEIDRRLKYFVNQIGSEKALENYFKKTIFEIKDDLREVIREQQLTQQMRQKIVEKVVVSPSEIKKFFKTIPTDSLPVIPEQFKLQEISLYPPSSSEAKFRVKEKLLDLRSRILKGERFTMLAIAYSEDLASAKKGGELGFRSRDELVKNFADVAFNLAEGQVSQIVETEYGFHIIQMIEKRNNQVNVRHILLKPSFTSDMLVEAQNKLDSIAKLIKLDSLTFEKACLKFSEDKKSKLNGGYIVNPNTNTQYFEKEQLQPSDYYVIKELKKGETSTPFESRDENANVIFKIIKLKEIILSHKANLNDDYDVIQRLTKQSVEHDKFMNWVKEKQKTTYIKIDPSYKGCKFKSDGWVK